Genomic window (Oncorhynchus masou masou isolate Uvic2021 chromosome 9, UVic_Omas_1.1, whole genome shotgun sequence):
CATAAGGAGACACCTCGCACGGAAACTTGGTAAATGGAGAACAAACAGACAATCCTGCTTGCAACATATTGAAATTCATATTGACTCACCCAATATGTCTTGATCAATCCTCTGCTCCAGGACTCTATGGCAAAGACCAGAGGGAGGCTGCTCTCATTGACATGATGGATGAAGCCATTCAGGATCTCCTAAACAAATACATAAAACTGATGTTCGAGAAGGATGTAAGTGTTCAAATGTATGGTAAATGTAACCAATTTGATCTAAACCCATCGTCTCCCTCATAATACAGATCTGTTgctggatcttaatttgaccagttttgTCACAGTagtaaaataatcctgcagcaggaGGATTTGGTAATTCTCAAAAAGGCTTTTACAGAAATGTGTTTTGTTTACGTGAGAGATCTAGTGAGAGAAAGATAACTGTTTACAGTACTACTAGGGCACTTATAATTTCCTGCAGAGCAGGAAAATTCTCTGCGACAACAGTGATCAAATGAATATAGTATaggtatagcatagtatagtagtagtatagtattgaCTGTAGGAAAATTTGCCACTTAcctactgtaactgtaactgcaATGCAAGTTTGAGTAGATTGAGCCCCAAAATTATTAATAATGATATTTGGTTCCCCAGGACTCCGGTAAAGAGGGGTACCTTAAGGCACTGCCAACAGATCTCAAGCCCTTCGAGAAAACCCTGTCCGGCGATAAGGGAAGCTTTCTGGTTGGCGACAAGGTACATTCACTTATGTTTTCTAATTATCATCAAAGACATCAACTGGCATATACTGTACATGGGGgtaggggtaaggggttaggggttgttttGGACCTGGACTTCTCATGTACTcatgctctcttcctctctctggcAGATCTCCTTAGCTGACTACGCCCTGGTGATCCTGCTGATCCACCACCAAGTCCTCAGCCCCTCTTGCCTGCATGCCTTCCCCTCCCTCCAGAGCTACGTGAAGAGGCTGTGTGCCCGACCCAACCTGCATGCTTACTTTCATAGCGACGACTTCAAGAACAGACCCATCATTCCTGGGAAGAGAACCTGAAGTCTATGTGGCCTTAGTCCTCTTATCGTACCTCAATATTATATATCTAATATGCCACAATATGTTTACATTCAACCAGAATGGATCACCTTGAATTGTAATTTGGCTGTATATTGAGTACTGTGTGTCTTGGTGGAGTAGGTTTCTGTCTGTTTGTGCCTGGTACCAGTTCTACCCACTTGGAGCGAGGAGTGTTAAAAATTGTTATTGTTTAATAAAGTACATTTGCATATACATTGAATTTTCGCTATTGTTTTGTGTGTCGAAAATATTGGCAGATACGTTTTCTATAAAAGCAATAATACCCTTGAGGCTGTGGTCTATCAGATATATTGTAATGACTAGGTAGTTTTCCAGCCACCTTCTCCCAGCCGTGACAATATATCCAATATACCATGCCCTCCTGGGCTTCATTGCTTAAATAttttaaatgtaatattttcCTTTTAGAATAAGTGGTAGTGGATTCTATTGACACATGTAGAAACAATTGACTAAAACATTGTCTCAAGTATTCTATTACAAACAGCAGCTCAACTTACCTACAGTGAAGAGCCAAATGTGCAAGTCATGGTTGTTGTCAGGTGTCAAGTTAAGAAAGAGTGTGAGGAGACAATATATAGGGAAGGAGGATCAGGTTTGGTATTTGCAGTCATATATAGTGagcatttatactgaacaaaaatacaaacgcaacatgtaaagtgttggtcccatgtttcatgagctgaaataaaagatcaacATGGATGTTCCATACACAAAAAAAGCTTATCCATCAAATGTTGTGcaaacatttgtttacatccctgtttgtgagcatttctcctttgccaagataatccatccacctgacaggtgtggcatatcacaacacaatgccacagatttcttacgttttgagggagcgtggcattggcatgctgactgcatgaatgtccaacagagctatTAACAGAGAAtgcaatgttaatttctctaccataaaccacctTCAATGTCATTTTATAGGacttggcagtacatccaactggcctcacaaccgcatacaatgtgtaaccacgccagctcagGGCCTCCATGTCACGAAGTACTAAGGtgagtggaatcaggcgcagagagcaggtacagtaatagacagtttattctccgatgtACAAAAACGatggtcaacccaacacaccgggtgaatgatccaacacaggatcataaAATGACCGGAGAATAAAAACCACAAGCACTCCACCAAAATGACA
Coding sequences:
- the LOC135546014 gene encoding glutathione S-transferase P-like, which gives rise to MSLTLTYFPVRGRAEVIRVMLKDQGAEFDEKVITMEMWKESTLKASCLFGQLPIFEDGDLTLYQTNAIRRHLARKLGLYGKDQREAALIDMMDEAIQDLLNKYIKLMFEKDDSGKEGYLKALPTDLKPFEKTLSGDKGSFLVGDKISLADYALVILLIHHQVLSPSCLHAFPSLQSYVKRLCARPNLHAYFHSDDFKNRPIIPGKRT